The proteins below are encoded in one region of Nocardioides marmorisolisilvae:
- a CDS encoding branched-chain amino acid ABC transporter permease has product MFANSPTASSSYAFVLALTYAIVILGGNVVTGFLEEVNLAQGGLMAIGAYCATYLEARHMPLLLALVIGTFATACVGAALSFAVVRLTGVYTALLTFSLSYAVPDLILYAANYTGGGNGLATPVDLRLFGAPIGGTTPATIWLVVAVFILCGATFLSLGHGRPGRLMHASKKRAFAASTFGINPRQVKWVSWVASSALCGLGGALYALVVGFIVPGQFTLTLSLYLLVGTLAGGARTAVGALIGGGLVGVLPIVLSGDAGGTEPLLLGLLLLLVILFGTSGIWTRIEEGAVWIAGTWSIRRVREVAVSPPSGTGAARADGKQA; this is encoded by the coding sequence TTGTTCGCGAACTCCCCGACAGCGTCATCGAGTTACGCCTTCGTTCTCGCTCTCACCTACGCGATCGTCATCTTGGGCGGCAATGTGGTTACCGGGTTCCTCGAAGAGGTCAACCTGGCCCAAGGTGGATTGATGGCGATCGGGGCCTACTGCGCCACGTACCTAGAGGCGCGCCACATGCCTTTGCTCCTTGCCCTTGTCATCGGGACGTTCGCCACCGCCTGCGTCGGGGCCGCCCTGTCCTTTGCCGTAGTGCGACTCACCGGCGTCTACACAGCGCTGCTGACCTTTTCGCTTTCCTACGCCGTTCCAGATCTGATCCTGTATGCCGCCAACTACACGGGTGGCGGCAACGGTCTGGCGACGCCGGTCGATCTTCGACTGTTCGGCGCGCCGATCGGGGGGACGACTCCGGCAACGATCTGGTTGGTTGTCGCTGTCTTCATTTTGTGCGGGGCGACCTTTCTCTCACTCGGACACGGTAGGCCGGGCCGCCTCATGCATGCATCGAAGAAGCGTGCATTTGCGGCGAGTACGTTCGGCATCAATCCTCGCCAGGTGAAGTGGGTGAGCTGGGTGGCCTCGAGCGCACTCTGCGGACTGGGCGGTGCGCTTTACGCACTTGTGGTGGGATTCATCGTGCCCGGCCAGTTCACGCTGACCTTGTCGTTGTACTTACTGGTGGGAACGCTTGCCGGAGGTGCGCGCACTGCCGTCGGCGCGCTGATCGGAGGTGGGCTTGTTGGTGTCCTTCCGATCGTCCTCTCGGGTGACGCAGGTGGCACTGAACCGCTGCTCCTAGGTCTCCTTCTCCTGCTTGTGATCCTCTTCGGAACAAGTGGAATCTGGACGCGAATCGAGGAAGGCGCGGTGTGGATCGCTGGCACTTGGTCCATTCGCCGGGTGCGGGAGGTTGCCGTCAGCCCACCCAGTGGTACGGGCGCGGCCCGCGCTGACGGGAAGCAAGCATGA
- a CDS encoding branched-chain amino acid ABC transporter permease — protein MELFAQSVVLGLITGLVYSLTGAGLVSVYRTSRIINFAQGSIGTLGLYAAYPLTERGAPYWLVAIVAIGAAALAGLCVGWIVNLLASRRDELMGGLAAIALSLVIDSVLTLTMGGSARAFPSMGTHTLFRVASVNFTASDVGIAAAAIIAFGALGLLFSRTTTGLGMRAISENATAARIVGLRSGALRMGSWVICGILAGVGALFLAPMYSLTPTSIEGELVYGFAAVVIGGFDSIIGALVAGIGLGIVSNLIGVYVNLDLITTGLFAVMIPVLLLRPYGLFGRRPLERV, from the coding sequence GTGGAACTCTTCGCGCAGTCAGTCGTCTTGGGGCTGATCACTGGCCTTGTCTACTCCCTTACCGGAGCCGGTTTGGTCTCGGTGTACCGCACCAGTCGAATCATCAACTTCGCGCAGGGAAGCATCGGCACTCTCGGCCTGTACGCCGCCTACCCGCTCACCGAACGGGGGGCGCCCTACTGGCTGGTCGCGATTGTGGCCATCGGTGCCGCCGCACTCGCCGGCCTGTGCGTGGGCTGGATTGTCAACCTCCTCGCCTCTCGACGGGACGAACTCATGGGCGGACTTGCCGCGATCGCACTGTCCCTGGTCATCGACAGCGTTCTGACTCTGACCATGGGAGGCTCGGCGCGCGCGTTCCCGTCGATGGGCACTCACACCCTCTTCAGGGTGGCCTCGGTCAACTTCACCGCGAGCGACGTCGGCATCGCGGCAGCAGCGATCATCGCGTTTGGGGCGCTGGGGCTGCTCTTCTCGCGCACCACCACAGGGCTGGGGATGCGCGCGATCAGTGAGAACGCAACGGCCGCTCGCATCGTCGGCCTGCGGAGCGGCGCGCTCCGGATGGGCTCGTGGGTGATCTGCGGCATCCTCGCCGGAGTCGGCGCGCTCTTCCTAGCGCCGATGTACTCACTGACGCCGACCAGCATCGAAGGCGAACTGGTTTATGGCTTTGCCGCTGTTGTCATCGGGGGATTCGACAGCATTATCGGCGCTCTCGTCGCCGGCATCGGCCTCGGCATCGTGAGCAACTTAATCGGGGTGTACGTCAACCTCGATCTGATCACGACAGGGTTGTTCGCCGTCATGATTCCCGTACTCCTTCTGCGCCCGTACGGACTTTTCGGACGGAGGCCCCTGGAGCGTGTCTAG
- a CDS encoding ABC transporter substrate-binding protein codes for MAAGALIAIAPLLAACGSSGSSAAASSHNKAPITIGTIGAFSGPDASTGDANTAVLAYFKALNAKGGIDGHMVNVLKGDDQYNSALTPGIARKLLPKVAAFCGVNGTPNNIAIQALLAQSKVPNIAPATGAAALTKPVSPTQYVVVADYGRLSTGLVDYAVKKLHKTRIALLYINGDAGAPALAGVKSEAAKDGAALVSAQSYDLSDTTLSAQMAKIKAANPDFVIAESVSQGFALAVNTAHQIGLDTTWGNLFFGGTPQFAQLTHNSTSGRAYISTFLNQPSEPSSEQAIATIQKYYSSIPDADAQALQGWTLADACAAVIKKTLDSGEAVTSANLIKTANNFSLDDTFVHGLKWTPQDHAGVTQYAILKQQGANFVPVTGFKESAAY; via the coding sequence ATGGCGGCAGGGGCGCTCATTGCGATCGCACCGCTACTGGCGGCATGCGGTTCCTCTGGTTCCTCCGCAGCCGCGTCCAGTCACAACAAGGCCCCGATCACGATCGGAACGATCGGAGCGTTTAGCGGTCCTGATGCGTCTACCGGCGACGCAAACACGGCCGTGCTCGCCTACTTCAAGGCGTTGAACGCCAAGGGCGGGATCGACGGCCACATGGTCAACGTCTTGAAGGGAGACGACCAATACAACTCGGCGTTGACGCCTGGCATCGCCCGAAAGCTCCTGCCGAAGGTAGCCGCCTTCTGCGGTGTGAATGGGACTCCGAATAACATCGCAATCCAGGCATTGCTCGCACAGTCGAAGGTTCCGAACATCGCGCCGGCCACAGGCGCTGCGGCCCTGACCAAGCCGGTTAGCCCGACCCAGTACGTGGTCGTTGCGGACTACGGGCGTCTCTCGACGGGACTCGTTGACTACGCGGTCAAGAAGCTTCACAAGACCCGGATCGCCCTCCTCTACATCAACGGCGATGCCGGCGCTCCGGCCCTCGCCGGGGTGAAGTCTGAGGCAGCCAAGGACGGGGCGGCCCTCGTCTCAGCGCAGTCATACGACCTCTCGGACACCACGCTGAGTGCGCAGATGGCGAAAATCAAGGCTGCGAACCCAGATTTCGTCATCGCCGAATCGGTGTCCCAGGGCTTCGCGCTGGCCGTGAACACAGCGCACCAGATCGGACTCGACACGACTTGGGGCAATCTGTTCTTCGGCGGCACCCCACAGTTTGCCCAGCTGACCCACAACAGCACGTCGGGCCGAGCCTACATCAGCACATTCCTGAACCAGCCTTCCGAGCCGAGCAGCGAGCAGGCCATCGCCACGATTCAGAAGTACTACTCGTCCATTCCCGATGCAGATGCGCAGGCACTGCAGGGCTGGACGCTCGCGGACGCGTGCGCGGCAGTGATCAAGAAGACGCTCGACTCCGGCGAAGCCGTCACGAGCGCGAATTTGATCAAGACGGCGAACAACTTCTCTCTCGACGACACCTTCGTCCATGGGCTGAAGTGGACACCGCAAGATCACGCAGGGGTGACGCAGTACGCGATCCTCAAGCAGCAGGGTGCCAACTTCGTTCCTGTCACCGGGTTCAAGGAGTCTGCCGCCTACTAG
- a CDS encoding type II toxin-antitoxin system PemK/MazF family toxin translates to MIRGAVYRADLGPGRGHEQGGKRYAIVVSPSDMNWSVATVLPTSTSAQASIYRPEIETVGDLTRVLVDQIRTIDVSYLSDEPVEYLTRDQMGGIEHALAHYLGPGYSSDRTVLRCRE, encoded by the coding sequence GTGATTCGTGGCGCGGTCTATCGGGCGGACCTGGGCCCCGGACGTGGCCACGAGCAGGGCGGCAAGAGGTACGCGATCGTGGTGTCGCCCTCGGATATGAACTGGTCGGTCGCGACCGTCCTCCCGACGTCGACCAGCGCACAGGCGAGCATTTATCGGCCCGAGATCGAGACCGTGGGAGATCTGACCAGGGTTCTGGTCGATCAGATCAGGACAATCGATGTGAGTTATCTGTCCGACGAACCGGTGGAGTACTTGACCCGCGACCAGATGGGCGGGATCGAGCATGCGCTTGCCCATTATCTCGGACCGGGCTATTCATCTGACCGGACTGTTCTGAGGTGCCGTGAGTGA
- a CDS encoding malate dehydrogenase — protein sequence MPLVSEYDVRRAAATGNRELYVDADAVVTPQALDIADRLGVDIQHRAAPMGAQPSIDPARAVQRLLLRRSPRWVAPPHRRGLAATRFTRIAFVGSGMVGATAAHLAAISGIADELSLVDVVPGLAAATALDLEHASGITGSATRARGGTSLDLCASADVVVVTAGRPRSPGMTRDALLAINARVIHDIAESIALHAPDAVVIVVTNPLDEMTSEMWRRSALPARQVIGMAGTLDSSRFRNALAGVAGVRPADVQAITLGSHGAEMVPLVSSATIKGRPVRDVLSTAMIDRAVAEAVNGGAAVVELRKTGSAFIAPAHAVMELVDALRGAITDPLPASVMLTGQYGIDGLFLGVRARFDSGGVVEVIEDRLDKAELSALQAAARSVQARLAG from the coding sequence ATGCCGCTTGTCTCCGAGTACGACGTACGCAGAGCGGCCGCCACCGGCAACCGGGAGCTGTACGTCGACGCCGACGCCGTGGTCACCCCCCAAGCCCTCGACATCGCCGACCGGCTGGGCGTCGACATCCAGCATCGAGCTGCACCCATGGGCGCCCAGCCATCGATCGACCCGGCTCGTGCCGTACAGCGCCTGCTGTTGCGTCGCTCCCCTCGGTGGGTGGCACCGCCTCATCGCCGCGGTCTCGCCGCGACCAGGTTCACCCGGATCGCATTCGTCGGCAGCGGGATGGTTGGAGCCACCGCTGCCCATCTGGCCGCGATCTCAGGAATTGCCGACGAGCTGAGCCTGGTCGACGTTGTACCGGGGCTTGCGGCCGCCACCGCACTGGACCTCGAGCACGCCTCGGGAATCACCGGCTCGGCTACTCGAGCCCGAGGCGGCACCTCGCTCGACCTGTGTGCAAGTGCAGACGTCGTCGTGGTCACCGCCGGCCGACCACGCAGTCCAGGAATGACGCGAGACGCATTGCTGGCCATTAATGCGCGAGTCATCCACGATATCGCCGAGTCCATTGCCCTGCACGCCCCAGATGCCGTCGTCATCGTGGTCACCAATCCTCTCGACGAGATGACCAGCGAGATGTGGCGGCGCAGCGCACTCCCCGCGAGGCAGGTCATCGGGATGGCCGGAACCCTCGACTCGAGCCGGTTCCGCAACGCTCTCGCTGGGGTAGCGGGCGTGCGACCTGCCGACGTCCAGGCGATCACCTTGGGCAGCCACGGCGCCGAGATGGTGCCCTTGGTCTCCAGTGCCACGATCAAGGGCCGACCCGTGCGTGACGTCCTGTCGACTGCCATGATCGACCGGGCCGTGGCCGAGGCGGTCAATGGAGGCGCAGCAGTCGTTGAGCTGCGCAAGACCGGGTCGGCCTTTATCGCTCCCGCACATGCGGTCATGGAGCTCGTCGATGCCCTCCGCGGAGCCATCACCGACCCCCTGCCTGCCTCGGTCATGCTCACCGGCCAGTACGGGATCGATGGCCTCTTCCTCGGCGTACGAGCCCGCTTCGACAGCGGAGGGGTCGTCGAGGTCATCGAAGACCGCCTCGATAAGGCAGAGTTGTCCGCTCTGCAGGCGGCTGCGCGATCGGTACAGGCGCGGCTCGCGGGCTGA
- a CDS encoding BMC domain-containing protein, producing the protein MAQSHSTFELRAFVQIDRMQPQFAAYNGATVYGSIPLSGDSVLVGELGPGNEVFRIVDVALKAARIEACSQIVEREYGFFMLRSPHNSEIVAARDAILDHTGLGVADRIAPRVESNQIITSVEPYQAQLLNKWRKGSMVVPGETLGIIECSPAAYIAAAANEAEKYASIKIVEVRAVGRFGRLFITGTEEEVRTAVKAATSLLESTEGR; encoded by the coding sequence ATGGCCCAGAGCCACAGCACTTTCGAGCTTCGCGCGTTCGTGCAGATTGACCGGATGCAGCCACAGTTCGCGGCGTATAACGGAGCCACCGTCTACGGTTCCATCCCCCTCTCGGGGGACTCCGTGCTCGTTGGAGAACTCGGCCCCGGAAACGAGGTCTTCCGAATCGTCGACGTTGCGCTCAAGGCCGCCAGGATCGAAGCCTGCAGCCAGATCGTCGAGCGTGAGTACGGGTTCTTCATGCTCCGATCGCCGCACAACTCCGAGATCGTCGCCGCGCGCGACGCCATCCTCGACCACACCGGCCTCGGGGTGGCCGACCGGATCGCTCCGCGGGTGGAGAGCAATCAGATCATCACCTCCGTCGAGCCCTACCAGGCCCAACTGCTCAACAAGTGGCGCAAGGGTTCGATGGTCGTCCCCGGTGAGACGCTCGGCATCATTGAGTGCTCGCCCGCCGCCTACATCGCAGCGGCCGCCAACGAAGCCGAGAAGTACGCCAGCATCAAGATCGTCGAGGTACGCGCCGTGGGCCGCTTCGGCCGGCTGTTCATCACGGGGACCGAAGAAGAGGTCCGTACCGCCGTCAAGGCAGCAACCAGCCTATTGGAGTCGACGGAGGGCCGCTGA
- a CDS encoding aldehyde dehydrogenase family protein encodes MAAMAFQDLESVAEARSCALKAYEAWQKFRAFTPDQVDQVVAAMATAAEREALPLAELAHVETGYGKVEDKRLKNLYNSRVVAEWLANVTTLGVLWRDDATKVVAIGEPMGVVAGLIPVTHPTALVIFKVLSAVKAGNAIVCAPHPRGAKSSHRTAMVMAEAAVQAGAPKDLVQCMQAASIEGTAELMRHYRTAVVLATGGAGMVKAAYSSGKPTLAVGPGNVPCYVDRSMSRELADVADGILTSKNFDHGTGCVCEQAIVADRPIADMLRAELRDHGGYFCNRSEAQALARLLFAPDLGIIPENVGQSAATLAQRAGFEVPPRTRVLIAEQDGVGRGFPLSAEKLAPVLAFYEVADSASGYDLCHQILKFGGEGHSASLHSNDPEVVTLFSSLPAGRVFVNTPCMHAGIGYSADVEPSFMLGTGTLSGSITSDNVTAMHLINIKRIAYQSRPWRTMDNLFERTP; translated from the coding sequence ATGGCTGCCATGGCCTTCCAGGACCTAGAGAGCGTTGCCGAAGCTCGTAGCTGCGCGCTGAAGGCGTACGAGGCCTGGCAGAAGTTCCGCGCCTTCACACCAGACCAGGTCGACCAGGTCGTGGCGGCGATGGCGACGGCAGCCGAGAGAGAAGCACTACCGCTGGCCGAGCTGGCTCACGTGGAGACCGGCTACGGCAAGGTCGAGGACAAACGGCTCAAGAACCTCTACAACTCACGCGTGGTCGCCGAATGGCTCGCCAACGTCACTACGCTCGGGGTGCTGTGGCGAGACGATGCGACCAAGGTCGTCGCGATCGGCGAACCGATGGGAGTCGTCGCTGGCCTGATCCCGGTCACGCACCCCACCGCTCTGGTGATCTTCAAGGTGCTCTCTGCGGTCAAGGCAGGCAATGCGATCGTGTGCGCGCCACACCCCCGCGGGGCCAAGTCCTCGCATCGAACGGCGATGGTGATGGCCGAGGCCGCCGTCCAGGCCGGAGCGCCGAAGGATCTCGTCCAGTGCATGCAGGCCGCCTCCATCGAAGGCACCGCGGAGCTCATGCGCCACTACCGCACAGCCGTGGTCCTCGCTACCGGCGGCGCCGGGATGGTGAAAGCGGCGTACTCCTCGGGCAAGCCGACCCTGGCGGTCGGACCCGGAAACGTGCCCTGCTACGTGGACCGGTCCATGTCCCGCGAGCTCGCCGATGTGGCCGACGGCATCCTCACCTCGAAGAACTTCGACCACGGCACCGGATGCGTCTGCGAACAGGCAATCGTCGCCGATCGTCCGATCGCAGACATGCTACGAGCGGAGCTTCGCGACCACGGGGGGTACTTCTGCAACCGCTCCGAGGCCCAGGCGCTCGCCAGGCTCCTGTTCGCACCAGACCTCGGCATCATCCCCGAGAACGTGGGCCAGAGCGCGGCCACACTGGCTCAACGAGCTGGCTTTGAGGTCCCTCCGCGCACCAGAGTCCTGATCGCCGAACAGGACGGCGTGGGGCGTGGGTTCCCCTTGTCCGCTGAGAAGCTTGCGCCCGTCCTCGCCTTCTACGAGGTCGCAGACAGCGCATCGGGCTACGACCTGTGCCATCAGATTCTCAAGTTTGGGGGAGAGGGGCACAGCGCATCGCTTCACTCCAACGACCCGGAGGTGGTCACCCTGTTCTCCTCGCTCCCGGCCGGGCGGGTGTTCGTCAATACTCCGTGCATGCACGCCGGCATCGGCTACTCCGCCGACGTCGAGCCGAGCTTCATGCTGGGCACCGGGACCCTGTCCGGATCGATTACCTCGGACAACGTCACCGCGATGCACCTGATCAACATCAAACGGATCGCCTACCAGTCGCGCCCGTGGCGCACCATGGACAACCTGTTCGAGAGGACCCCTTGA
- a CDS encoding NAD/NADP octopine/nopaline dehydrogenase family protein: MSQTDFRSFVDALDTAGSTRPVSAPPIRRVAVLGAGAVGQLLACEALAAGLDVVLHSVFGRDLEDLEEQGSITVRGNHLVGSYAVGEAQPGQPAIKLASSVDQAVINAEVIFVATPASAHATYAGVLADVLVDGQVVVLVPGRFLGSVAFRQDLARHHCRADLTIGELAATPYLASRIGATVTVQGVTRSADLATLPVDAASGVVERLSVMLPHLTAVDSPLVTAFGTVTGVIAVAPMLTNVAVMDGRDSSVLLRDLVPAALSGTLIRALDQERRDVAFHYGVRDLPSAGDWLRAAFDPREQQDLDRADDDLAAVMADLEIFDEVTVGGTGGPHVTDDVPHTMVPLVRAGRNAGVPTPATEAVVALASCLIGDDLMSTGRSLEGLGMGGIRPPDVRRRLSTAAEVAPQAMTWWSV; encoded by the coding sequence ATGTCCCAGACCGACTTCCGATCCTTCGTCGACGCGCTCGACACGGCCGGCTCGACGCGACCGGTGTCGGCCCCACCGATCCGGCGCGTCGCCGTTCTCGGCGCCGGTGCCGTCGGTCAGCTCCTCGCCTGCGAAGCTCTTGCCGCAGGACTCGACGTCGTCCTGCACTCGGTCTTCGGCCGCGACCTCGAGGATCTGGAGGAGCAGGGCTCGATCACGGTCAGGGGCAACCATCTCGTCGGCAGCTACGCCGTGGGCGAGGCGCAGCCCGGGCAGCCAGCTATCAAGCTGGCGTCCAGCGTCGATCAGGCCGTGATCAACGCCGAGGTGATCTTCGTCGCCACACCGGCGTCGGCGCATGCAACCTACGCCGGTGTCCTTGCTGATGTACTCGTCGACGGACAGGTCGTCGTCTTGGTGCCAGGGCGGTTCCTCGGATCGGTTGCGTTCCGGCAGGACCTGGCCAGACACCACTGCCGCGCGGATCTCACCATCGGCGAGCTGGCCGCTACCCCATACCTGGCAAGCAGGATCGGCGCCACCGTGACGGTCCAGGGAGTGACCCGGTCCGCTGACCTGGCCACGCTGCCCGTTGACGCGGCCTCGGGCGTGGTCGAGCGGCTGTCCGTGATGTTGCCGCACCTGACCGCAGTCGACAGCCCCTTGGTGACAGCGTTCGGGACCGTCACCGGAGTCATCGCCGTGGCGCCAATGCTGACCAACGTCGCCGTGATGGACGGTCGGGACTCCTCCGTCCTTCTGCGCGATCTGGTGCCCGCAGCGCTGTCGGGCACCCTTATTCGGGCGCTGGACCAGGAACGCCGCGACGTGGCCTTTCACTACGGCGTCCGCGATCTACCCAGCGCCGGTGATTGGCTCCGTGCGGCGTTCGACCCGCGCGAGCAGCAAGACCTGGACCGAGCCGATGACGACCTCGCCGCGGTGATGGCCGACCTGGAGATCTTCGACGAGGTGACCGTGGGTGGCACCGGCGGCCCACACGTCACCGACGACGTCCCTCACACGATGGTGCCGCTCGTGCGAGCTGGACGTAACGCCGGAGTGCCGACCCCAGCAACTGAGGCTGTGGTGGCGCTCGCCAGCTGCCTGATCGGCGATGACCTCATGTCGACAGGTCGCAGCCTAGAAGGCCTGGGCATGGGCGGAATCAGACCGCCTGACGTGCGACGTCGGTTGAGCACAGCCGCGGAGGTTGCTCCGCAGGCCATGACCTGGTGGAGCGTGTGA
- a CDS encoding BMC domain-containing protein, translating to MAEIPQVAIGMIETRGVVPAIEAADAMVKAANVQIVAKESAGGGLVAIIVRGDVGAVKAATDAGAVAANKVGDVLSVHVIPRPHDDLSAILPSA from the coding sequence ATGGCCGAGATCCCTCAGGTCGCCATCGGCATGATCGAGACGCGTGGTGTCGTGCCGGCCATCGAGGCCGCCGACGCGATGGTCAAGGCGGCTAATGTCCAGATCGTCGCCAAGGAATCAGCCGGCGGCGGCCTCGTGGCCATCATTGTCCGCGGGGACGTGGGCGCGGTGAAAGCCGCCACCGACGCGGGCGCGGTCGCGGCGAACAAGGTAGGCGATGTGCTGTCCGTGCACGTGATCCCACGGCCCCACGACGACCTCAGCGCAATTCTGCCGAGCGCCTGA
- a CDS encoding EutN/CcmL family microcompartment protein → MDIAQVRGQCTATVKDSTFDGHRLTLVQRISPIGEPEGPVEVALDTTSAAPGQLVLLARGSAARIPASIRQVATDLTVVAILDEVTVATTQTRAGRPRRRTSSTATEGR, encoded by the coding sequence ATGGATATCGCTCAGGTTCGCGGGCAGTGCACCGCCACAGTCAAGGATTCGACATTCGACGGACACCGGCTCACTCTGGTGCAGCGGATCTCGCCGATCGGTGAACCCGAGGGTCCCGTCGAGGTCGCACTCGACACCACGTCGGCGGCACCGGGCCAGCTCGTCCTGCTCGCCAGGGGATCCGCGGCGCGAATCCCCGCCTCGATCCGGCAGGTCGCCACCGACCTGACCGTGGTGGCGATCCTCGATGAGGTCACCGTCGCCACCACACAGACCCGTGCGGGGCGGCCCCGTCGACGCACGTCCTCAACCGCAACAGAAGGTAGGTAA
- a CDS encoding glutamine synthetase family protein, which produces MSKELPDGVHTVQLAVPDAAGVLRGKLIPASAWPAVAEGGIHMASVLYSWTPRCEIREDDEWADPSKGWPDMHVTPLDDLRLVPWRPGFALTLCETSDDEGNELPVSPRSALKRVLAHAERLGFEVRIGFEIEFYLLDAVSKKPRHDNIQCYGLARAAEYEDALGPMRNDLIAFGIPIEAANAEYAPGQVEINVRYDEAMHTADNAVLFRNAVKEIATQHGYVASFMAKISRDQSGSGVHLHHSLWRDGANVFADGRQLSDIGRWYLGGLQRHMADFTLFGSPTPNSYKRRQAYSFCPQTASWGHDNRTVGLRVIEGSESAVRIEQRDGSSDANPYLIMAAQIAAGIDGVEHQIEPGPPTDADAYADEAGAVLPRTVPEAAEALEKSDLAREVFGDTLIRVVVGTARHEHAYVNERVSDVERDRYLEAF; this is translated from the coding sequence ATGAGCAAGGAACTCCCCGACGGAGTGCACACCGTGCAGTTGGCGGTTCCAGATGCCGCCGGCGTGCTCAGAGGAAAGCTGATCCCTGCCTCGGCCTGGCCGGCCGTAGCCGAGGGCGGAATCCACATGGCAAGCGTCCTATACTCGTGGACGCCTCGCTGCGAGATCCGCGAGGACGACGAGTGGGCCGATCCCTCCAAGGGCTGGCCGGACATGCACGTCACACCGTTGGACGACTTGCGTCTGGTGCCCTGGCGTCCAGGATTTGCGTTGACCTTGTGCGAGACGTCTGACGACGAGGGAAACGAGCTTCCCGTCTCGCCGCGCAGCGCCCTCAAGCGGGTTCTTGCCCACGCAGAGCGGCTTGGGTTCGAGGTCAGGATCGGCTTCGAGATCGAGTTCTACCTCCTCGATGCGGTGTCCAAGAAGCCGCGTCACGACAACATCCAGTGCTACGGACTGGCGCGGGCGGCTGAGTACGAGGACGCGCTCGGCCCGATGCGCAACGATCTGATTGCCTTCGGCATCCCCATCGAGGCCGCGAATGCCGAGTATGCGCCTGGGCAGGTAGAGATCAACGTCCGCTATGACGAGGCCATGCATACCGCGGACAACGCCGTGCTGTTCCGCAACGCCGTCAAGGAGATCGCCACCCAGCACGGCTATGTCGCGTCGTTCATGGCCAAGATCTCCCGCGATCAGTCTGGCAGCGGTGTGCACCTCCATCACTCGCTGTGGCGCGACGGAGCCAATGTGTTCGCCGACGGGCGACAGCTCTCCGACATCGGCCGCTGGTACCTCGGCGGACTGCAGCGACACATGGCCGACTTCACGCTCTTCGGGTCGCCCACGCCCAACTCCTACAAGCGCCGGCAGGCCTACTCGTTCTGCCCCCAGACGGCGTCGTGGGGCCACGACAACCGCACTGTCGGCCTGCGGGTCATCGAGGGCTCAGAGAGTGCGGTGCGCATCGAGCAGCGCGACGGTTCCTCCGATGCCAATCCCTACCTGATCATGGCGGCTCAGATCGCCGCCGGGATCGATGGCGTCGAGCACCAGATCGAGCCGGGTCCACCCACTGACGCAGACGCGTACGCCGACGAGGCTGGCGCCGTACTGCCCAGAACGGTGCCCGAGGCCGCCGAAGCCCTCGAGAAGTCCGACCTCGCGAGGGAGGTGTTCGGCGACACCCTGATCCGTGTGGTGGTTGGAACCGCACGCCACGAACACGCCTATGTCAACGAACGGGTCTCGGACGTCGAACGTGACCGTTACCTCGAGGCGTTCTGA